A stretch of Corallococcus macrosporus DNA encodes these proteins:
- a CDS encoding DUF6068 family protein — protein sequence MRRPLFRAPLLLCSALLLSTGCESMKPRAVSPSDGTTATEPPDASVPIQASVPDAGAPTPEDTPATLSPWQRARVGDRVEYAFSAHRGRPGSDAGVGVAGHVALEVVAVQAPWAWLTVTFTDDQGKPLAHPRLSQPRVLPMRLEETQPRKAEHRGQRSTEQTTAAGRTWDASRFLDDRRPSDGPLQNRLYATEPGPLYLTHGLLDASTTLSGFGASGSQQLTLVSFRQGSDGEGTVPVLDHAWGPGTWYDVRQDLSGTSSVRRVCLGAEGGFVLRKELTGPSGDAPCADFQDAETTPLEEAVLHAVSEAVSQPQQWPPITAGTAPSRRDTFTVGQHPVPATVFEAPAGEGAERRVQVTYYAAEPWGAALQGLADEARFTPLSDAVFRAPPKGKRVAEDATALAGWGKWVKDGAK from the coding sequence ATGCGACGCCCCCTCTTCCGCGCTCCCCTCCTGCTGTGCTCCGCGCTCCTGCTGAGCACCGGCTGCGAGAGCATGAAGCCCCGTGCCGTCTCCCCCTCCGACGGCACCACCGCCACTGAACCGCCCGACGCCTCCGTCCCCATCCAGGCCTCCGTTCCGGATGCCGGCGCCCCCACTCCTGAAGACACCCCCGCCACGCTGTCCCCATGGCAGCGTGCCCGCGTGGGCGACCGCGTGGAGTACGCCTTCTCCGCCCACCGGGGCCGCCCGGGCTCGGACGCCGGCGTCGGCGTGGCGGGCCATGTCGCGCTGGAGGTCGTCGCCGTCCAGGCGCCGTGGGCGTGGCTCACCGTCACCTTCACGGATGATCAGGGCAAGCCCCTGGCCCACCCTCGCCTCTCCCAGCCTCGCGTGCTGCCCATGCGCCTGGAGGAGACACAGCCCCGGAAGGCGGAACACCGCGGCCAGCGCTCCACCGAACAGACCACCGCCGCCGGCCGCACCTGGGACGCGAGCCGCTTCCTGGACGACCGCCGCCCCAGCGACGGCCCCCTCCAGAACCGCCTCTACGCCACCGAGCCCGGACCGCTGTACCTCACCCATGGCCTGCTCGACGCCAGCACCACGCTCTCCGGCTTCGGCGCCAGCGGCAGCCAGCAGCTCACGCTCGTGTCCTTCCGCCAGGGCAGCGACGGCGAGGGCACCGTGCCCGTGCTCGACCACGCGTGGGGCCCGGGCACCTGGTACGACGTGCGCCAGGACCTCTCCGGCACATCCTCCGTGCGCCGCGTCTGCCTGGGCGCGGAAGGGGGCTTCGTGCTGCGCAAGGAGCTGACCGGCCCCTCCGGCGATGCGCCGTGCGCGGACTTCCAGGACGCCGAAACCACGCCCCTGGAAGAGGCCGTCCTCCACGCCGTCAGCGAGGCCGTCAGCCAGCCGCAGCAGTGGCCCCCCATCACCGCCGGCACCGCGCCGTCACGCCGCGACACCTTCACCGTCGGCCAGCACCCCGTCCCCGCCACCGTCTTCGAAGCCCCCGCGGGCGAGGGCGCCGAGCGCCGCGTCCAGGTCACCTATTACGCCGCCGAGCCGTGGGGCGCCGCGCTCCAGGGGCTCGCGGACGAGGCCCGCTTCACCCCGCTCTCCGACGCCGTCTTCCGCGCCCCGCCCAAGGGCAAGCGCGTGGCCGAGGACGCCACCGCGCTCGCGGGCTGGGGCAAGTGGGTCAAGGACGGCGCGAAGTAG
- a CDS encoding patatin-like phospholipase family protein, producing MRRHLTPLLMFLAATAGGCSFMRTDVLLDTLNAPDASPPKDMPSRVPAVERVAGLTRAQLMDSYVDPARTGAWMEALGAAPEAVLDMTACLVQHAGNDTASCYENAERTGYVDRTVKAAAWGVSAPVQSFSVSAPPVEEVDAQRFLANAMGIGPSLAALQQSLEVPLTREVLAQGIQRGAASAAAYVRARSWRRDLQRPSNAVVLSGGGANGAFSAGAIWRLLGILEQCRGKPAPEGCGDARIDLAAGTSTGALISTLVDLFHTPGQEANARKQLLGNYTCTVESDLYCVNSTWLWNLADDTRGLVRFDGVFSKLDAFVQPEMLHNGTELVSVSVDFQTGDVFGVSDQDPADFRPGASDKLRKGGMTNAIVASIAEPVLSNPVGVLPSAAGDRTGTYYDGGVRSGLPLLQAVQRGAERVLVISTGGVNPSPAGDPKNAMSVLMRTIDLFVAQPRVGEVQQAELLAVTRRMGEYNVCTLRGATEEFCRRKGPGFQPPALGPGAGQAVWMGSARFDQVATSWRSAWMFKPETGLATASGYSFTPEVMQPLFVAGVESLQKRCAEVMSLFGVQGTLAARECARPLVEVADEAREALPSVAQCRADKPERRTCD from the coding sequence ATGCGCCGTCACCTCACGCCGCTGCTGATGTTCCTCGCCGCCACCGCGGGCGGTTGCAGCTTCATGCGCACGGACGTGCTGCTGGACACGCTCAACGCTCCGGACGCGTCGCCGCCCAAGGACATGCCGTCCCGCGTGCCGGCGGTGGAGCGCGTGGCGGGGCTGACGCGCGCGCAGTTGATGGACTCCTACGTGGACCCTGCGCGCACGGGCGCGTGGATGGAGGCGCTGGGCGCGGCCCCGGAGGCGGTGCTGGACATGACGGCGTGTCTGGTCCAGCACGCGGGCAACGACACGGCGTCCTGCTATGAGAACGCCGAGCGCACGGGCTACGTGGACCGCACGGTGAAGGCGGCGGCGTGGGGCGTCTCGGCTCCGGTGCAGTCCTTCTCCGTGTCCGCGCCGCCCGTGGAGGAGGTGGACGCGCAGCGCTTCCTCGCGAACGCGATGGGGATTGGCCCGTCGCTGGCGGCGCTGCAGCAGTCGCTGGAGGTGCCGCTCACGCGCGAGGTGCTGGCGCAGGGCATCCAGCGGGGCGCGGCGTCCGCGGCCGCGTACGTGCGGGCGCGCTCGTGGCGCAGGGATTTGCAGCGGCCCAGCAACGCGGTGGTGCTGAGCGGCGGCGGGGCCAACGGCGCGTTCAGCGCGGGGGCCATCTGGCGGCTGCTGGGCATCCTGGAGCAGTGCCGGGGCAAGCCCGCGCCGGAGGGCTGCGGGGACGCGCGAATCGACCTGGCGGCGGGCACGAGCACGGGCGCGCTCATCAGCACGCTGGTGGACCTGTTCCACACGCCGGGCCAGGAGGCGAACGCGCGCAAGCAGCTGCTGGGCAACTACACGTGCACGGTGGAGTCGGACCTGTACTGCGTGAACTCCACGTGGCTGTGGAACCTGGCGGACGACACGCGGGGGCTGGTGCGCTTCGACGGCGTGTTCTCCAAGCTGGACGCGTTCGTCCAGCCGGAGATGCTGCACAACGGCACGGAGCTGGTGTCGGTGTCGGTGGACTTCCAGACGGGCGACGTGTTCGGCGTGAGCGACCAGGACCCGGCGGACTTCCGGCCGGGCGCGTCGGACAAGCTGCGCAAGGGCGGGATGACGAACGCCATCGTGGCGTCCATCGCGGAGCCGGTGCTGTCCAACCCGGTGGGCGTGCTGCCGTCGGCGGCGGGCGACCGCACGGGGACGTACTACGACGGCGGGGTGCGCTCGGGGCTGCCGCTGCTGCAGGCGGTGCAGCGCGGGGCGGAGCGCGTGCTGGTGATTTCCACGGGCGGGGTGAACCCGTCGCCAGCGGGGGACCCGAAGAACGCGATGAGCGTGCTGATGCGCACCATTGATTTGTTCGTGGCGCAGCCGCGCGTGGGCGAGGTGCAGCAGGCGGAGCTGCTCGCGGTGACGCGGCGGATGGGTGAGTACAACGTCTGCACGTTGCGTGGCGCGACGGAGGAGTTCTGCCGCCGCAAGGGCCCGGGCTTCCAGCCGCCCGCGCTGGGGCCGGGGGCGGGGCAGGCGGTGTGGATGGGCTCCGCGCGCTTCGACCAGGTGGCCACCAGCTGGCGCAGCGCGTGGATGTTCAAGCCGGAGACGGGCCTGGCCACGGCGAGCGGCTACTCCTTCACGCCGGAGGTGATGCAGCCGCTGTTCGTGGCGGGCGTGGAGTCCCTGCAGAAGCGCTGCGCGGAGGTGATGTCCCTGTTCGGCGTCCAGGGCACCCTGGCGGCGAGGGAGTGCGCGCGCCCGCTGGTGGAGGTGGCGGACGAGGCGCGTGAGGCGCTCCCGTCCGTGGCCCAGTGCCGCGCGGACAAGCCGGAGCGCCGCACGTGTGACTGA
- a CDS encoding bestrophin family protein, with amino-acid sequence MVEYDPHRWWSYFHYLRGSMVKEIVGRVLMCVVWSAAVVGFSQHVRNVGVAPTVHTLAGISLSLLLVFRTNASYDRFWEGRKLWGGIVNETRNLVRASEVFLGKTPLYAPLVHWTAAFPFATAAWLRGQQRHVGPRTEPLPQGEVTEVLKAQHVPLAVARRMTAVLDEGRRQGLYPEYVQMQLDQNVQLLVDYLGGCERIHRTPMPFAYMVHLRRALILYCFTLPFALVDTFGWVTVVATFVVAYVFFGIEEIGVEIEDPFGTDDNDLPLDTICQNIQNNLLALLPGPPSRESPGP; translated from the coding sequence ATGGTTGAGTATGACCCGCATCGCTGGTGGAGCTACTTCCACTACCTGCGCGGTTCGATGGTGAAGGAGATCGTCGGCCGCGTGTTGATGTGCGTCGTCTGGTCCGCGGCCGTGGTGGGCTTCTCACAGCACGTGCGCAACGTGGGCGTGGCCCCGACGGTGCACACGCTGGCGGGCATCTCGCTGAGCCTGCTGCTCGTGTTCCGCACCAACGCCTCCTATGACCGCTTCTGGGAGGGACGCAAGCTGTGGGGCGGCATCGTCAACGAGACGCGCAACCTGGTCCGCGCCTCGGAGGTCTTCCTGGGCAAGACTCCCCTCTACGCCCCGCTGGTGCACTGGACGGCCGCGTTCCCCTTCGCCACCGCCGCGTGGCTGCGCGGCCAGCAGCGGCATGTGGGGCCGCGCACGGAACCCCTGCCCCAGGGGGAGGTGACGGAGGTCCTCAAGGCCCAGCACGTGCCGCTCGCCGTGGCCCGCCGCATGACGGCCGTCCTGGATGAAGGCCGCCGGCAGGGGCTGTATCCGGAGTACGTCCAGATGCAGCTGGACCAGAACGTCCAGTTGCTCGTGGACTACCTGGGCGGTTGTGAGCGCATCCACCGCACGCCCATGCCCTTCGCGTACATGGTGCACCTGCGCCGCGCCCTCATCCTCTACTGCTTCACCCTGCCCTTCGCGCTGGTGGACACCTTCGGCTGGGTGACAGTGGTCGCGACCTTCGTCGTGGCGTATGTCTTCTTTGGCATCGAGGAGATCGGCGTCGAGATCGAAGACCCCTTCGGCACGGACGACAACGACCTGCCGCTCGACACCATCTGCCAGAACATCCAGAACAACCTCCTCGCGCTCTTGCCGGGCCCTCCCTCCAGGGAGAGCCCGGGTCCGTGA
- a CDS encoding organic hydroperoxide resistance protein: MAPVQISPLYSTTAITHGGRNGKLALENSPLNGLELAMPKQLGGSGKESATNPEQLFAAGYSSCFESALRLVAGKAGKKLDEKTGVKAAVTIGKTPEGGFGLAVELTGILPGVSREEAQKLMEAAHQVCPYSNATRGNIEVKLSVAE, translated from the coding sequence ATGGCCCCGGTCCAGATCTCTCCCCTCTACTCCACCACCGCCATCACGCACGGTGGCCGCAACGGCAAGCTTGCGCTCGAGAACAGCCCGCTGAACGGCCTGGAGCTGGCCATGCCGAAGCAGTTGGGCGGCTCCGGCAAGGAGTCGGCCACCAACCCCGAGCAGCTCTTCGCCGCGGGCTACTCCTCCTGCTTCGAGAGCGCGCTGCGCCTCGTCGCGGGCAAGGCCGGCAAGAAGCTGGATGAGAAGACCGGCGTGAAGGCCGCCGTCACCATCGGCAAGACGCCGGAGGGCGGCTTCGGCCTGGCGGTGGAGCTCACGGGCATCCTCCCCGGCGTCTCCCGTGAAGAAGCGCAGAAGCTGATGGAGGCGGCCCACCAGGTGTGCCCGTACTCCAACGCCACGCGCGGCAACATCGAGGTGAAGCTCTCCGTCGCGGAGTAG
- a CDS encoding MarR family winged helix-turn-helix transcriptional regulator, with protein MSTDDLLRLDLQLCFPLYAASRAMVQAYTPLLAKLGLTYPQYLVMLVLWETDGVTVKELGEKLFLDSGTLTPLLKRLETLGFVRRERSQEDARSVTASLTAQGKALRRKAASVPEAIVCRTGLTLEELSRLRRDVLKLFEKLSK; from the coding sequence ATGTCGACGGATGACCTGCTCCGGTTGGACCTGCAGCTGTGCTTCCCGCTCTACGCGGCGTCGCGAGCGATGGTGCAGGCCTACACGCCGCTCCTGGCGAAGCTGGGGCTCACGTACCCGCAGTACCTGGTGATGCTGGTGCTGTGGGAGACGGATGGCGTGACGGTGAAGGAGCTGGGGGAGAAGCTGTTCCTGGACTCGGGGACGCTCACGCCGCTGCTCAAGCGGCTGGAGACGCTGGGCTTCGTGCGCCGCGAGCGCTCCCAGGAGGACGCGCGGTCGGTGACGGCGTCGCTCACCGCGCAGGGAAAGGCGCTGCGCCGCAAGGCCGCGTCCGTCCCGGAGGCCATCGTCTGCCGCACGGGTTTGACGCTGGAGGAGCTGTCGCGGCTGCGCCGGGACGTCCTCAAGCTGTTCGAGAAGCTTTCAAAGTAG
- a CDS encoding HipA family kinase, with amino-acid sequence MLRTVTATRYVTPLREGGSLPAIVEANDAGLYVVKFRGAGQGAKALIAELLAGELARVLGLRVPELVFVELDVSLGRNEPDSEIRELLKSSAGLNLALDYLPRSVTFDPLAVPVPETQVASAIVAFDAFVTNVDRTPKNPNLLVWHRNLWLIDHGAAMYFHHSWDGWEERSQTRFAPIKDHVLLPWAHGLAEAGDLLRERVTREVVERIVGAIPEAWLGQEPAFASTAEHRAAYVTWLLRRLEAAPAFIEEATRAHAQLV; translated from the coding sequence ATGCTCAGGACGGTCACCGCCACGCGCTACGTGACGCCCTTGCGCGAAGGGGGCTCGCTGCCCGCCATCGTGGAGGCGAACGACGCGGGGCTCTATGTCGTGAAGTTTCGTGGGGCGGGCCAGGGGGCCAAGGCGCTCATCGCGGAGCTGCTGGCCGGAGAGCTGGCGCGCGTGCTGGGCCTGCGCGTTCCGGAGCTGGTGTTCGTGGAGCTGGACGTGTCGCTGGGCCGCAACGAGCCTGACAGCGAGATCCGCGAGCTGCTCAAGTCGAGCGCGGGGCTGAACCTGGCGCTGGACTACCTGCCGCGCTCGGTGACGTTCGACCCGCTGGCGGTGCCGGTGCCGGAGACGCAGGTGGCGTCCGCCATCGTGGCGTTCGACGCGTTCGTCACGAACGTGGACCGCACGCCGAAGAACCCCAACCTCCTGGTGTGGCACCGCAACCTCTGGCTCATCGACCACGGGGCGGCGATGTACTTCCACCACTCCTGGGACGGCTGGGAGGAGCGCAGCCAGACGCGCTTCGCGCCCATCAAGGACCACGTGCTCCTGCCGTGGGCGCACGGGCTGGCGGAGGCCGGGGACCTGCTGCGCGAGCGGGTGACGCGCGAGGTGGTGGAGCGCATCGTCGGGGCCATCCCGGAGGCGTGGCTGGGCCAGGAGCCCGCGTTCGCGTCCACGGCGGAGCACCGCGCGGCGTACGTGACGTGGCTGCTGCGCCGGCTGGAAGCGGCGCCGGCGTTCATCGAGGAGGCGACGCGTGCCCACGCCCAGCTCGTTTGA
- a CDS encoding DUF3037 domain-containing protein: MPTPSSFDYAIIRLVPRVEREEFINVGVVLFCVQHRYLGARVELDVARLKALSPDADVELLGGHLESFRRVCVGGKDAGPIGRLPQKERWHWLVAPRSTMLQTGPVHAGLCDDPDRALEHLLDTMVRVKPAP; this comes from the coding sequence GTGCCCACGCCCAGCTCGTTTGACTACGCCATCATCCGGCTGGTGCCTCGCGTGGAGCGCGAGGAGTTCATCAACGTGGGCGTCGTCCTCTTCTGCGTGCAGCACCGCTACCTGGGCGCGCGCGTGGAGCTGGACGTGGCGCGGCTGAAGGCGCTGTCACCGGACGCGGACGTGGAGCTGCTCGGCGGCCACCTGGAGAGCTTCCGCCGCGTGTGCGTGGGTGGGAAGGACGCGGGGCCCATTGGCCGGCTGCCGCAGAAGGAGCGCTGGCACTGGCTGGTGGCGCCCCGCAGCACGATGCTCCAGACGGGCCCGGTGCACGCGGGCCTGTGTGACGACCCGGACCGCGCGCTGGAGCACCTGCTGGACACGATGGTGCGGGTGAAGCCCGCTCCGTGA
- a CDS encoding endonuclease/exonuclease/phosphatase family protein produces the protein MEPSALRIVTYNVRYFGHMLRGLASTVGPKRRVAAALATLDPLPDIVCLQEVETASLRSNIAHRQVRPGETQLEAFMARVEETFALQGRDMPYEAFYFRAHHYKLREVSLYTTGLAMLVNTRTLQVDRHNVEAPEHITHHHVQGLKERKQSRICAHMRVIRRADQRAFHIFNTHLSLPTPFAREFWATRDKMGCGVNQLHEAKKLTGFIGLHAKEEPFVVCGDFNSPPSSPVYRYLTGDAHLTCAQAAVGQINPALSRAFPTAGFMHMRMHLDHLFSGGGVSWLDTDETRPFGDLNSRFHGLSDHVPLIARFRLETPAPVLLT, from the coding sequence ATGGAGCCGTCAGCGTTACGCATCGTCACGTACAACGTCCGCTACTTCGGGCACATGCTGCGGGGGCTCGCGAGCACCGTGGGGCCCAAGCGCCGGGTGGCCGCCGCGCTGGCCACGTTGGACCCCCTGCCGGACATCGTGTGCCTCCAGGAGGTGGAGACCGCGTCGCTGCGCAGCAACATCGCCCACCGGCAGGTCCGCCCGGGTGAGACGCAGCTGGAGGCGTTCATGGCGCGCGTGGAGGAGACGTTCGCCCTCCAGGGGCGCGACATGCCCTACGAGGCGTTCTACTTCCGCGCGCACCACTACAAGCTGCGGGAGGTGTCGCTGTACACGACGGGGCTGGCGATGCTCGTCAACACGCGCACGCTCCAGGTGGACCGGCACAACGTGGAGGCGCCGGAGCACATCACGCACCACCACGTGCAGGGGCTCAAGGAGCGCAAGCAGAGCCGCATCTGCGCGCACATGCGCGTCATCCGCCGCGCGGACCAGCGCGCGTTCCACATCTTCAACACGCACCTGAGCCTGCCCACGCCGTTCGCCCGCGAGTTCTGGGCCACGCGCGACAAGATGGGCTGCGGCGTGAACCAGTTGCACGAGGCGAAGAAGCTCACGGGCTTCATCGGGCTGCACGCGAAGGAGGAGCCGTTCGTGGTGTGCGGGGACTTCAACTCGCCGCCGTCGTCGCCTGTGTACCGCTACCTCACGGGGGACGCGCACCTGACGTGCGCGCAGGCTGCGGTGGGGCAGATCAACCCGGCCCTGTCCCGCGCGTTCCCCACCGCGGGCTTCATGCACATGCGCATGCACCTGGACCACCTGTTCTCCGGCGGCGGCGTGAGCTGGCTGGACACGGATGAGACGCGGCCCTTCGGAGACCTCAACAGTCGCTTCCACGGCCTGTCAGACCACGTGCCGCTCATCGCGCGCTTCCGGCTGGAGACGCCGGCGCCGGTGCTGCTGACCTAG
- a CDS encoding DnaJ domain-containing protein: MQAVLYFSDKQVREKLFAFVDAAQGLLLVAGVRHGAGMTRPPQAREPFAALEDLFGHVLSQVIVADEGTTAGMWRDPLGDLGDRLHPDDKKRAYAAATGYVLLEDGRPRAVVRKHASPTEDLWFLQEALSRLTTAIPAPDPAKRPGHRRPEPTPRTPPRYESASDEATPPRGRRAVNPPPAAPEAKDPWTVLGIERGTPRDEARKAFRALIAQYHPDKVAHLAPEFHALAERRTREILDAWEALERDGD; this comes from the coding sequence GTGCAGGCCGTTCTCTACTTCTCCGACAAGCAGGTCCGCGAGAAGCTCTTCGCCTTCGTGGACGCGGCGCAGGGGCTGCTGCTGGTGGCGGGGGTGCGCCACGGCGCGGGCATGACGCGGCCGCCGCAGGCGCGCGAGCCCTTCGCCGCGCTGGAGGACCTGTTCGGGCACGTGCTGTCGCAGGTCATCGTGGCGGACGAGGGCACGACGGCGGGCATGTGGCGCGACCCCCTGGGGGACCTGGGCGACCGGCTCCATCCGGACGACAAGAAGCGAGCCTACGCGGCGGCCACGGGCTACGTGCTGCTGGAGGACGGCCGGCCGCGCGCGGTGGTGCGCAAGCACGCGAGCCCCACCGAGGACCTGTGGTTCCTCCAGGAGGCCCTGAGCCGCCTGACGACGGCCATCCCCGCGCCGGACCCGGCGAAGCGCCCCGGCCACCGCCGTCCGGAGCCCACACCCCGAACACCGCCGCGCTACGAGTCCGCGAGCGATGAAGCCACGCCCCCGCGAGGCCGTCGTGCCGTGAACCCACCGCCCGCCGCGCCCGAGGCGAAGGACCCGTGGACGGTGCTGGGCATCGAGCGGGGCACGCCCAGGGATGAAGCGCGCAAGGCGTTCCGCGCGCTCATCGCGCAATACCACCCGGACAAGGTGGCCCACCTGGCGCCGGAGTTCCACGCGCTCGCGGAGCGCCGTACGCGCGAAATCCTGGACGCGTGGGAGGCGCTGGAGCGCGACGGGGACTAG
- a CDS encoding M1 family aminopeptidase: MRCCHRHAPAAAGSSDPHPFSLPGATEHYAAPRPVRAEHVRIELDLDFAQRTLAGICTTRVSAVRTVSTVTFDAVDLDVTGARVDGHPAVFSNSGAHVRVELPRALEAGQACDIALTYRARPRRGLYFWGPDAGYPDRPLQAWTQGQDIDARCWFPCLDTPAQKATSEVVATFPANMTSLSNGVLVSDVTTGERRTQHHRMAQPHAPYLVTLVVGEFDEATDTAGTTPLRYLFPKGRREDALRCVARTPKMIAAYEALTGEPYPWSGYAQVFVTEFILGGMEHTTATTLVDTVLHDARAHLDYNAEPLISHELAHQWFGDLLTCRDWPHGWLNEGFATYFEVLWKERGDNRDEADHHRALDLEAYLSETRERYARPIVARKFQAPMDLFDRHLYEKGGLVLHELRRRVGDDLFVRALRHYVASHRHGVVETVDLARAFEEATGHNLDPVFDQYVFSPGHPELKVEVRYEADDARLRISVRQTQRTDSGTPVFRLPLEVAVTVNGEDTHHRLELTDAEHRFHLPCPAAPTQVRVDPRRDVLGTLDVDKAVGLWREELEKAPEARARTEAAHALGKDGGLRSVEALGRALRDVKLFWATRAACAKALGRIRTPEARALLLDAAVTEHPRVRRAVIAALGEFRHDVEVATRLRALLKAGDASYFVEAEAARALGRVRAPDALPLLEAVAARPSFQDVIGAGAMDGLAETQDAAAFPVAVARTEYGQPPFLRRAAVSAVAKLAEVAHRKREAVDLFAQLLRDPQFRVQLAVCDAAATLGDRRLLPALEGTTFSDPRTRRYAREAVRSLREGAPQAREVASLREELDALKQETRTLREKLETLTLNTRPAATVGKPPRKKAAPKRGRTPPPKRKR, encoded by the coding sequence ATGCGCTGCTGCCACCGCCACGCCCCCGCCGCCGCCGGGTCCTCCGACCCGCATCCGTTCAGCCTCCCCGGCGCCACCGAGCACTACGCCGCGCCGCGCCCCGTGCGCGCCGAGCACGTGCGCATCGAGCTGGACCTGGACTTCGCCCAGCGCACCCTGGCCGGCATCTGCACCACCCGCGTGTCCGCGGTCCGCACCGTGTCCACCGTCACCTTCGACGCCGTGGACCTGGACGTCACCGGCGCGCGCGTGGACGGCCACCCGGCGGTCTTCTCCAACTCCGGCGCCCACGTGCGCGTGGAGCTGCCGCGCGCGCTGGAGGCGGGCCAGGCGTGCGACATCGCGCTCACCTACCGCGCCCGTCCCCGCCGCGGCCTCTACTTCTGGGGCCCGGACGCGGGCTATCCGGACCGCCCGCTCCAGGCGTGGACGCAGGGGCAGGACATCGACGCGAGATGCTGGTTCCCCTGCCTGGACACGCCCGCGCAGAAGGCCACGTCGGAGGTCGTCGCCACCTTCCCGGCGAACATGACGTCGCTGTCCAACGGCGTGCTCGTCAGCGACGTCACCACCGGCGAGCGGCGCACCCAGCACCACCGCATGGCGCAGCCGCACGCGCCCTACCTCGTCACGCTGGTGGTGGGCGAGTTCGACGAGGCCACCGACACCGCCGGCACCACGCCGCTGCGCTACCTGTTCCCCAAGGGCCGCCGCGAGGACGCGCTCCGGTGCGTGGCGCGCACGCCGAAGATGATCGCCGCGTATGAAGCCCTCACCGGTGAGCCCTACCCGTGGAGCGGCTACGCGCAGGTGTTCGTCACGGAGTTCATCCTGGGCGGCATGGAGCACACCACCGCCACCACGCTGGTGGACACGGTGCTGCACGATGCTCGGGCGCACCTGGACTACAACGCCGAACCGCTCATCTCCCATGAGCTGGCGCACCAGTGGTTCGGCGACCTGCTCACCTGCCGCGACTGGCCCCACGGCTGGCTCAACGAGGGCTTCGCCACCTACTTCGAGGTGCTCTGGAAGGAGCGCGGGGACAACCGGGACGAGGCGGACCACCACCGCGCGCTCGACCTGGAGGCGTACCTGTCCGAGACGCGCGAGCGCTACGCGCGCCCCATCGTCGCGCGGAAGTTCCAGGCGCCCATGGACCTCTTCGACCGCCACCTCTACGAGAAGGGCGGGCTGGTGCTCCACGAGCTGCGCCGCCGCGTGGGGGACGACCTCTTCGTGCGCGCGCTGCGCCACTACGTCGCGTCCCACCGCCACGGCGTGGTGGAGACGGTGGACCTGGCGCGCGCCTTCGAGGAGGCCACCGGCCACAACCTGGACCCCGTCTTCGACCAGTACGTCTTCTCCCCCGGCCACCCGGAGCTGAAGGTGGAGGTCCGCTACGAGGCGGACGACGCGCGCCTGCGCATCAGCGTGCGCCAGACGCAGCGCACGGACTCGGGCACGCCCGTGTTCCGCCTGCCGCTGGAGGTGGCCGTCACCGTGAACGGCGAGGACACGCACCACCGGCTGGAGCTCACGGACGCGGAGCACCGCTTCCACCTGCCCTGCCCCGCCGCGCCCACGCAGGTGCGCGTGGATCCGCGCCGCGACGTGCTGGGCACGCTGGACGTGGACAAGGCCGTGGGTCTGTGGCGCGAGGAGCTGGAGAAGGCACCGGAGGCCCGCGCGCGCACGGAGGCCGCGCACGCGCTGGGCAAGGACGGCGGGCTGCGTTCAGTGGAGGCGCTCGGCCGTGCGCTGAGAGATGTGAAGCTGTTCTGGGCCACCCGCGCCGCGTGCGCGAAGGCGCTGGGCCGCATCCGCACGCCGGAGGCCCGCGCGCTGCTCCTGGACGCGGCCGTCACCGAGCACCCGCGCGTGCGCCGCGCCGTCATCGCCGCGCTGGGAGAGTTCCGCCACGACGTGGAGGTGGCCACGCGCCTGCGCGCGCTGCTGAAAGCCGGGGACGCCAGCTACTTCGTGGAGGCGGAGGCCGCGCGGGCCCTGGGCCGCGTGCGTGCGCCGGACGCGCTGCCCCTGCTGGAGGCCGTGGCCGCGAGGCCGTCGTTCCAGGACGTCATCGGCGCGGGCGCGATGGACGGGCTCGCGGAGACACAGGACGCGGCGGCGTTCCCGGTGGCCGTGGCGCGCACGGAGTACGGGCAGCCCCCGTTCCTGCGCCGCGCGGCGGTGAGCGCGGTGGCGAAGCTGGCGGAGGTGGCCCACCGCAAGCGTGAAGCGGTGGACCTGTTCGCGCAGCTCTTGCGCGACCCGCAGTTCCGCGTGCAACTGGCGGTCTGCGACGCGGCCGCCACGCTGGGCGACCGGCGCCTGCTGCCCGCGCTGGAGGGCACGACCTTCAGCGACCCGCGCACCCGGCGCTACGCCCGCGAGGCCGTGCGCTCCCTGCGCGAGGGCGCCCCCCAGGCCCGCGAGGTCGCGTCGCTGCGCGAGGAACTGGACGCGCTCAAGCAGGAGACGCGCACCCTGCGCGAGAAGCTGGAGACGCTCACGCTGAACACCCGGCCCGCCGCCACGGTGGGGAAGCCTCCGCGCAAGAAGGCCGCTCCCAAGCGCGGCCGCACGCCGCCCCCCAAGCGCAAGCGCTGA